One Micromonospora craniellae genomic region harbors:
- a CDS encoding solute symporter family protein has product MVLAVEAGNTTARNLTIVLFLAFVAATLGITIWASRQTKTATDFYAGGRSFSGFQNGMAIGGDYMSAASFLGIAGIIALYGYDGFLYSIGFLVAWLVALLLVAELLRNSGRYTMADVLAFRMRQRPVRTAAAVSTITVSIFYLLAQMVGAGALVALLLGIRPGTTFLGMDASTAKVATIILVGTLMIIYVTVGGMKGTTYVQIVKAFLLMSGALLMTLLVLAKYKFNLSSLLGDAAASSGHGSAFLEPGLRYGVEVAGNATQTFYNKVDLLSLGIALVLGTAGLPHILIRFYTVPTAKAARKSVLWAIGIIGSFYLLTLALGFGAAALVGGDAIREQDAAGNTAAPQLAEALGIEFFGDELGGAAMLAIIAAVAFATILAVVAGLTLASSSSLAHDFYANVIKRGNTSERQEVNVARISALVIGAVAIALSIFAQNLNVAFLVALAFAVAASGNLPAILYSLFWKRFNTSGAVWAIYGGLLAAVLLVFFSPVVSGAPTAMFPDHDWQWFPLSNPGILSIPFGFLCGWIGTLVSKESDEDKYAELEVRSLTGAGAH; this is encoded by the coding sequence ATGGTCCTCGCGGTCGAGGCGGGCAACACCACAGCCCGGAACCTGACCATCGTGCTCTTCCTGGCCTTCGTGGCCGCCACCCTGGGCATCACGATCTGGGCCAGCCGGCAGACCAAGACCGCCACCGACTTCTACGCGGGTGGCCGGTCGTTCTCCGGCTTCCAGAACGGCATGGCGATCGGCGGCGACTACATGTCCGCCGCGTCCTTCCTGGGCATCGCCGGCATCATCGCCCTCTACGGCTACGACGGCTTCCTCTATTCGATCGGCTTCCTGGTGGCCTGGCTGGTGGCGCTGCTGCTGGTCGCGGAGCTGCTGCGGAACTCCGGCCGGTACACGATGGCCGACGTGCTGGCCTTCCGGATGCGGCAGCGTCCGGTGCGTACCGCGGCGGCGGTCTCCACCATCACCGTGTCGATCTTCTATCTGCTGGCCCAGATGGTCGGCGCGGGCGCTCTGGTGGCGCTGCTGCTCGGCATCCGCCCCGGCACCACCTTCCTGGGCATGGACGCCAGCACCGCCAAGGTGGCGACCATCATCCTGGTCGGCACCCTCATGATCATCTACGTCACCGTGGGCGGTATGAAGGGCACCACCTACGTACAGATCGTCAAGGCGTTCCTGCTGATGAGCGGCGCGCTGCTGATGACGCTGCTGGTGCTGGCAAAGTACAAGTTCAACCTGTCGTCGCTGCTCGGCGACGCGGCGGCGAGTTCCGGCCACGGCAGCGCGTTCCTGGAACCCGGTCTGCGGTACGGCGTCGAGGTCGCCGGCAACGCGACACAGACCTTCTACAACAAGGTCGACCTGCTCTCCCTCGGTATCGCCCTGGTGCTCGGCACCGCCGGCCTGCCGCACATCCTGATCCGCTTCTACACCGTGCCGACGGCGAAGGCGGCCCGCAAGAGCGTGCTCTGGGCGATCGGCATCATCGGCTCGTTCTACCTGCTCACCCTGGCCCTCGGCTTCGGTGCGGCGGCGTTGGTCGGTGGTGATGCCATCCGGGAGCAGGACGCGGCCGGCAACACCGCCGCACCACAGCTCGCCGAGGCGCTCGGGATCGAGTTCTTCGGCGACGAACTCGGCGGCGCGGCGATGCTGGCGATCATCGCGGCGGTCGCCTTCGCCACCATCCTCGCGGTGGTCGCCGGGTTGACCCTGGCCTCGTCGTCCAGCCTGGCACACGACTTCTACGCCAACGTCATCAAGCGGGGCAACACGTCGGAGCGGCAGGAGGTGAACGTCGCCCGGATCTCCGCACTGGTGATCGGCGCCGTCGCCATCGCCCTGTCGATCTTCGCGCAGAACCTGAACGTGGCGTTCCTGGTGGCACTGGCCTTCGCGGTCGCCGCCTCCGGCAACCTGCCGGCGATCCTCTACAGCCTGTTCTGGAAGCGGTTCAACACCTCGGGCGCGGTGTGGGCGATCTACGGCGGTCTGCTGGCGGCCGTACTGCTGGTGTTCTTCTCGCCGGTGGTCTCCGGAGCCCCGACGGCGATGTTCCCGGACCACGACTGGCAGTGGTTCCCGCTGTCCAACCCGGGCATCCTGTCGATCCCGTTCGGCTTCCTCTGCGGCTGGATCGGCACCCTCGTCTCCAAGGAGAGCGACGAGGACAAGTACGCCGAACTGGAGGTGCGTTCGCTGACCGGCGCCGGCGCGCACTGA
- a CDS encoding flavin reductase family protein — MTEAHAQLSQLNGQLHHTDLHDRFLTWARAREPAGRVTMFHVNHQPGAQIHHTDPFAVPTSDRSPVRRFRGRLAAPVTLWTASGPAGLTVSSTLVAEGEPDRLLGLIDAESDLWAAVEEAGRFAVAPLGPPHRQLADRFAGLFPSPGGLFATGDWTDTPYGPVPADAGGWAGCRLDSAREYGWSLLVEATVEQVELGDDIAPLLHHRGRYRELG; from the coding sequence ATGACGGAAGCCCACGCCCAGCTCAGTCAGCTCAACGGGCAGCTGCACCACACCGACCTGCACGACCGGTTCCTGACCTGGGCACGGGCCCGTGAACCGGCCGGGCGGGTCACAATGTTTCACGTGAATCATCAGCCGGGTGCCCAGATCCACCACACCGATCCGTTCGCCGTACCGACCAGCGACCGTTCGCCCGTACGCCGCTTCCGGGGTCGGCTGGCCGCGCCGGTGACGCTCTGGACGGCGTCCGGGCCGGCCGGGCTGACCGTGTCCTCCACGCTCGTGGCCGAGGGTGAGCCGGACCGACTGCTCGGCCTGATCGACGCCGAGTCCGACCTGTGGGCGGCGGTCGAGGAGGCCGGTCGGTTCGCGGTCGCGCCGCTCGGCCCACCGCATCGGCAGCTCGCCGACCGGTTCGCCGGCCTCTTCCCGTCGCCGGGCGGCCTGTTCGCCACCGGCGACTGGACCGACACGCCCTACGGCCCGGTGCCCGCCGACGCCGGCGGGTGGGCGGGGTGCCGGCTCGACAGCGCGAGGGAGTACGGCTGGAGCCTGCTCGTCGAGGCGACGGTCGAGCAGGTGGAACTCGGCGACGACATCGCGCCGCTGCTGCACCACCGGGGTCGCTACCGCGAACTGGGCTGA
- a CDS encoding NAD-dependent epimerase/dehydratase family protein, translating to MKVEQRFSPGHRILVTGGAGFVPSHLVDSLIGRGCTVVALDNFVTGSKENVAHLLDKLSFTLVEADISDGLPDHPALADRFDAILHMASPASPTDFEKLPVEILRVGSVATLHLLERAAADGARFLLASTSEAYGDPKEHPQRETYWGNVNPIGIRSVYDEAKRFSEAATMAYRRSRGVDTAIVRIFNTYGPRMRPDDGRAIPTFVSQALRGEPITVHGTGNQTRSICYVADLVRGILLLLDSTESGPVNCGTEHEMSMRQLAETIVSLCGSRSEVTYVTRSADDPEMRRPDLTLAREVLGYEPSVAPEVGLRRTIEYFRERIR from the coding sequence GTGAAGGTTGAGCAGCGTTTTAGTCCCGGTCACCGCATCCTGGTCACCGGCGGTGCCGGTTTCGTCCCGTCGCACCTGGTGGATTCCCTGATCGGTCGCGGTTGCACGGTGGTCGCACTGGACAACTTCGTCACCGGGTCGAAGGAGAACGTCGCGCATCTGCTCGACAAACTGTCCTTCACGCTGGTGGAGGCGGACATCTCCGACGGGCTGCCGGATCATCCCGCGCTGGCCGACCGGTTCGACGCGATCCTGCACATGGCGTCCCCGGCGAGTCCGACGGACTTCGAGAAGCTGCCGGTGGAGATCCTGCGGGTGGGCTCGGTGGCCACCCTGCACCTGCTGGAGCGTGCCGCCGCCGACGGCGCCCGGTTCCTGCTGGCCTCGACCTCCGAGGCGTACGGCGACCCGAAGGAGCACCCGCAGCGGGAGACGTACTGGGGCAACGTCAACCCCATCGGCATCCGCAGCGTGTACGACGAGGCCAAGCGCTTCTCCGAGGCCGCGACGATGGCGTACCGGCGCAGTCGGGGCGTGGACACCGCGATCGTGCGCATTTTTAACACGTACGGTCCGAGGATGAGGCCGGACGACGGGCGGGCCATCCCGACCTTCGTCTCCCAGGCGCTGCGCGGCGAGCCGATCACCGTGCACGGCACCGGTAACCAGACCCGCTCGATCTGCTACGTGGCGGATCTCGTCCGGGGCATCCTGCTGCTGCTCGACTCGACCGAGAGCGGGCCGGTCAACTGCGGCACCGAGCACGAGATGAGCATGCGGCAACTGGCCGAGACGATCGTGTCACTCTGCGGGAGCAGATCCGAGGTGACCTATGTCACGCGCAGTGCGGACGACCCGGAGATGCGGCGTCCCGATCTGACCCTCGCCCGTGAGGTGCTCGGGTACGAGCCCTCCGTCGCGCCCGAGGTGGGCCTGCGACGCACGATCGAGTACTTCCGCGAGCGGATCAGGTAG